The following are from one region of the Microbacterium sp. cx-55 genome:
- a CDS encoding WXG100 family type VII secretion target, with protein MQSMSVRPEQVIALAQQIRSGANGIKSQLEQLESEVGKLRSSWNGEAQTAYDDAQRKWNQSLVALNTLLEQISSKTEEISQGYVSTDKSAAGRFAL; from the coding sequence ATGCAGTCGATGTCAGTTCGTCCGGAGCAGGTCATCGCCCTCGCTCAGCAGATCCGCAGTGGTGCCAACGGCATCAAGTCGCAGCTCGAGCAGCTCGAGTCCGAGGTCGGCAAGCTCCGCTCCTCGTGGAACGGTGAAGCACAGACCGCGTATGACGACGCTCAGCGCAAGTGGAACCAGTCGCTCGTCGCGCTGAACACGCTTCTCGAGCAGATCTCCTCGAAGACCGAAGAGATCTCGCAGGGCTACGTCTCGACCGACAAGTCCGCCGCAGGGCGCTTCGCGCTCTAA
- the eccD gene encoding type VII secretion integral membrane protein EccD yields MSAPRALLRISVQSEGRRLDIGVPAQVPLIEFLPGFARSLGVLDPTMTYAGYALQKADGSVLDVAQGAAAQGVEDGEVLTLARGGLLAAPRVYDDIVEAVIDATGRQNKPWSAQDNARTALAVSLTLLGLCAILLLSAGRGLGVGALIAGGGAVVLLTVAAVVGRLGQREAGHGLGVAAAVFAGLAGYLAVPADLSLWGWPLAAAGLAALVAGGTALALMPDRAEVQLVPLVAGGIIALTAAASALLPGVDAGAYALMIGIVATLGGALPWLVLSSTRIRVISPQSDAEIFDDPVPINAKDVAQRAARGQRTLVALRIALGVAVLAATPLVAAHNALGAALTTLAFLAMMFPSRQAYARSSVLAVMAVGAIGLAVSGLTVSLAQPGLRTVLMIVIAVATVAVVTITILSPRARTRLTRLADTAELLVLAVLLPLGVLAAGLA; encoded by the coding sequence ATGAGCGCGCCACGAGCGCTGCTGCGTATTTCGGTGCAGAGCGAAGGCCGTCGCCTCGACATCGGCGTGCCCGCCCAGGTGCCGCTGATCGAGTTCCTCCCGGGCTTCGCGCGGAGTCTCGGAGTCCTCGACCCCACGATGACCTATGCCGGCTACGCCCTGCAGAAGGCGGACGGCTCGGTTCTCGACGTCGCCCAGGGCGCAGCCGCCCAGGGCGTCGAGGACGGCGAGGTGCTGACGCTCGCGCGTGGCGGACTCCTCGCGGCACCCCGTGTCTACGACGACATCGTCGAAGCCGTCATCGACGCCACCGGGCGCCAGAACAAGCCGTGGAGCGCGCAGGACAACGCGCGCACCGCGCTCGCGGTGAGCCTCACCCTTCTGGGGCTATGTGCCATCCTTCTGCTCTCCGCCGGTCGCGGACTCGGCGTCGGCGCACTGATCGCCGGGGGTGGCGCCGTGGTGCTGCTCACCGTCGCCGCGGTCGTCGGGCGCCTCGGCCAACGCGAGGCCGGGCACGGCCTCGGCGTCGCTGCGGCCGTCTTCGCCGGTCTGGCCGGATACCTCGCCGTTCCAGCCGACCTCTCTCTCTGGGGCTGGCCGCTCGCTGCTGCAGGGCTCGCGGCGCTGGTCGCGGGTGGCACGGCCCTCGCGCTCATGCCCGACCGAGCCGAGGTGCAGCTCGTTCCGCTGGTTGCCGGCGGGATCATCGCCCTCACCGCCGCCGCATCGGCACTCCTCCCCGGAGTGGATGCCGGCGCGTACGCCCTGATGATCGGCATCGTCGCGACCCTCGGTGGCGCGCTGCCGTGGCTCGTGCTGAGCTCGACCCGCATCCGGGTCATCTCCCCCCAGAGCGACGCCGAGATCTTCGACGACCCGGTGCCGATCAACGCCAAGGATGTGGCGCAGCGCGCGGCGCGCGGGCAGCGCACGCTCGTCGCACTCCGGATCGCGCTCGGCGTCGCGGTGCTCGCGGCCACTCCTCTGGTGGCAGCCCACAACGCGCTCGGGGCGGCGCTCACCACTCTGGCGTTCCTCGCGATGATGTTCCCCTCTCGTCAGGCCTACGCGCGAAGCAGCGTGCTGGCGGTCATGGCCGTGGGCGCGATCGGTCTCGCCGTGTCGGGGCTCACCGTTTCGCTCGCACAACCGGGGCTGCGGACGGTGCTGATGATCGTCATCGCAGTCGCGACGGTCGCGGTTGTGACGATCACCATCCTGTCCCCGCGTGCGCGGACCCGCTTGACCCGTCTGGCAGACACCGCCGAGCTGTTGGTCCTTGCGGTGCTTCTTCCGCTCGGCGTGCTCGCCGCCGGACTGGCCTGA
- the eccB gene encoding type VII secretion protein EccB — protein sequence MATKNDLIEAQTFSRRRLLTAFISGAPGGKELEPTAPLRAVIAAIALTVAVILVGVFWGLIRPGLPNGWENGKLILVSDTGARFVTVEGALHPVINTASARLLLPSEDFAVISTDQSNLQGVALGSTLGIVGAPDELPAPDRLQNAGWSACVTDDAGVDVQIGAASAEAAAGRAVVVESDGERYVIDGERSYAVGAGESDAILRAAGITALNPVDVSSDWLNLFTPGTPLEPLVVAGKGNVVPGADLAVGDVVHLTGTAETERLLVQSNGELAELSPLAWQLYQLGAGASATPIDVSGADISGLGTSARPAGGEDWPASGFQSIDGDERACALLVDDGTEAHSVLAVQSADTEASAGVHVEPGTGALLRAGGRGEQSTGIVTLVDATGTAYPLPGATEETVARLGYQVADIGPVGDVWIDLLKTGPALSEDAAGTSPSMATPAG from the coding sequence ATGGCGACCAAGAACGACCTGATCGAGGCGCAGACCTTCTCGCGCCGACGCCTCCTCACCGCTTTCATCAGCGGTGCCCCCGGCGGGAAGGAGCTGGAGCCCACGGCTCCGCTGCGTGCCGTCATCGCGGCCATCGCGCTCACCGTCGCCGTGATCCTCGTGGGCGTTTTCTGGGGCCTCATTCGCCCCGGTCTGCCCAACGGGTGGGAGAACGGGAAGCTGATCCTCGTCTCCGACACCGGAGCGCGGTTCGTCACGGTCGAAGGAGCGCTGCATCCGGTCATCAACACGGCGAGCGCACGTCTCCTGCTCCCCTCCGAGGACTTCGCGGTGATCTCGACCGACCAGTCGAACCTGCAGGGCGTCGCTCTCGGGTCGACGCTGGGTATCGTCGGTGCGCCCGACGAGCTACCCGCCCCCGACCGACTGCAGAACGCCGGGTGGAGCGCGTGCGTCACCGACGATGCCGGCGTGGACGTGCAGATCGGTGCCGCGTCCGCCGAGGCGGCCGCGGGACGAGCGGTCGTGGTGGAATCGGATGGCGAGCGGTACGTCATCGATGGCGAGCGCAGCTACGCGGTCGGTGCCGGCGAGAGTGACGCGATTCTGCGCGCCGCGGGCATCACGGCGCTCAACCCGGTCGACGTGTCATCCGACTGGCTCAATCTGTTCACTCCGGGAACCCCGCTCGAGCCGCTCGTGGTTGCGGGCAAGGGCAACGTCGTCCCGGGCGCGGATCTCGCGGTCGGCGACGTCGTGCACCTGACGGGCACGGCCGAGACCGAACGTCTCCTCGTGCAGAGCAACGGCGAACTCGCCGAACTCAGCCCGCTCGCGTGGCAGTTGTACCAGCTGGGTGCGGGAGCATCGGCGACACCGATCGACGTCTCCGGCGCGGACATCTCGGGTCTCGGCACGAGCGCGCGACCGGCGGGCGGCGAGGACTGGCCCGCCTCCGGATTCCAGTCGATCGACGGTGACGAACGCGCGTGTGCGCTGCTCGTCGACGACGGCACCGAGGCGCACTCCGTGCTGGCGGTGCAATCGGCCGACACCGAGGCCTCCGCCGGTGTGCACGTCGAACCCGGCACGGGTGCGCTTCTGCGCGCGGGTGGTCGCGGTGAGCAGAGCACCGGCATCGTCACCCTCGTCGACGCAACCGGCACGGCGTACCCGCTGCCCGGGGCGACCGAGGAGACGGTCGCCCGTCTGGGCTACCAGGTCGCCGACATCGGGCCCGTCGGCGATGTCTGGATCGATCTGCTGAAGACCGGCCCGGCGCTGTCGGAAGACGCCGCGGGGACGTCGCCGTCGATGGCGACGCCGGCCGGATGA
- a CDS encoding FHA domain-containing protein encodes MDDSTVALTIVIVVAVFGVIVAAGWHIWYALGLARVFAQHETDTWRAWVPFMNDAEVLRLGRVDPVKVALFLVPIVNVYALVLKGIAARRLDAEAGRGVGSTVLAVILPPVWAMLAAQTRTPAPVAAPVEAAPAPGVAFPTPAAAIASVAPPRPAGAIIDAPPAPAQLAPAASTPLAPTASPLPPAPPAPVVPAAATPPARPVEMLEEPAPLTRRARRGGEDATAVVRAPAAWELLLPTGETAPVTARVIVLGRNPSATEPGAQYVAVSDEARTVSKNHARVEWNGESWSITDLGSTNGVAVVDAAGAEQVLPAEGTASVTERFVLGDAVVVLRQTTV; translated from the coding sequence GTGGACGACAGTACGGTCGCTCTGACCATCGTGATCGTGGTGGCCGTGTTCGGCGTCATCGTCGCCGCCGGCTGGCACATCTGGTACGCGCTGGGCCTCGCACGCGTCTTCGCCCAGCACGAGACGGATACCTGGCGTGCGTGGGTGCCGTTCATGAACGATGCCGAGGTGCTCCGCCTCGGTCGCGTCGATCCCGTGAAGGTCGCCCTCTTCCTCGTGCCGATCGTCAACGTGTACGCGCTCGTCCTGAAGGGGATCGCCGCGCGGCGCCTGGATGCGGAAGCCGGCCGCGGCGTCGGTTCCACGGTCCTCGCGGTCATCCTGCCTCCGGTGTGGGCGATGCTCGCCGCGCAGACCCGCACGCCGGCGCCCGTCGCCGCTCCGGTGGAAGCAGCCCCCGCGCCGGGAGTCGCCTTCCCCACCCCGGCCGCGGCGATCGCCTCCGTCGCGCCGCCGCGCCCCGCCGGCGCCATCATCGATGCTCCGCCAGCCCCCGCACAACTCGCACCGGCGGCTTCCACCCCGCTGGCCCCGACGGCCAGCCCTCTTCCGCCCGCTCCCCCGGCGCCGGTCGTCCCGGCGGCCGCAACACCCCCGGCCCGCCCCGTCGAGATGCTCGAGGAGCCCGCTCCGCTCACGCGCCGCGCGCGCCGTGGCGGCGAGGATGCGACAGCCGTCGTCCGCGCACCCGCCGCCTGGGAACTGCTGCTGCCGACGGGCGAGACCGCGCCCGTCACCGCACGGGTGATCGTTCTCGGTCGGAACCCCTCGGCGACGGAGCCCGGAGCGCAGTACGTCGCCGTCTCGGATGAGGCCCGCACGGTGTCGAAGAACCACGCCCGCGTGGAGTGGAACGGCGAAAGCTGGTCGATCACCGACCTCGGGTCGACAAACGGTGTCGCGGTCGTCGACGCGGCCGGCGCGGAGCAAGTCCTGCCCGCCGAGGGCACCGCATCCGTCACCGAGCGGTTCGTGCTCGGTGACGCCGTGGTCGTGCTGCGCCAGACCACGGTCTGA
- a CDS encoding S8 family peptidase has product MFAGAPALAASPADANWWYDAYGVDQVHAEGITGKGVKIAVIDAQINPDVPDLQGTDLTVSPESACATASPTDSSPTGDSIHGTTITAMLIGNGSGASGIRGIVPDASVTFYASGPTESDCAPRPEAEAADLSGNAWLMQKALDDGADIITTSIGGGKVGNADDLVVAQAIARQVPVIAAVPNDANEGGTTPWSFRGVVAANAVDANQQLLLNSLQVPNVSLDVTLAAPGGGLATLGTADGWDSTRTTSGASFAAPLIAGIFAAAKQKYPDATNNQLMQSLAHTTGGEAHPLEYSADSGYGYGIASLAGALSQDPRQYDDENIALGKGSEYPTDESIAAASATPGTPSSAPESTSLPAADPQENADAALGGAFVIGGVVVAVVIIFAIVLTIVLVRRSHRVNRRGQ; this is encoded by the coding sequence ATGTTCGCAGGAGCTCCGGCCCTGGCTGCCTCGCCCGCCGACGCGAACTGGTGGTACGACGCTTATGGCGTAGACCAGGTGCACGCGGAAGGCATTACTGGCAAGGGCGTGAAGATCGCCGTCATCGACGCTCAGATCAACCCCGACGTTCCCGACCTGCAAGGCACAGACCTCACCGTCTCGCCAGAATCGGCGTGTGCAACCGCGTCTCCGACGGACAGCAGCCCCACCGGCGACTCGATCCACGGCACGACCATCACCGCGATGCTCATCGGCAATGGGTCCGGTGCCTCCGGCATCCGCGGCATCGTTCCCGACGCGTCCGTGACGTTCTACGCGAGCGGACCGACCGAGTCGGACTGCGCGCCCCGCCCCGAAGCTGAAGCAGCTGATCTCTCCGGGAACGCCTGGCTCATGCAGAAGGCCCTGGATGATGGCGCGGACATCATCACCACCTCCATCGGAGGCGGCAAGGTCGGCAACGCAGACGACCTCGTGGTCGCTCAAGCAATCGCCCGGCAGGTGCCCGTCATCGCTGCAGTTCCCAACGATGCCAACGAAGGAGGCACGACGCCGTGGTCGTTCCGCGGCGTCGTGGCGGCCAATGCCGTCGATGCGAACCAGCAGCTGCTCTTGAACAGCCTTCAGGTCCCGAACGTGTCGTTGGACGTGACGCTGGCGGCACCGGGCGGGGGCCTGGCAACGCTCGGCACCGCCGACGGATGGGACTCGACGCGGACAACCAGCGGGGCATCGTTCGCTGCCCCGCTGATCGCGGGAATCTTCGCCGCCGCGAAGCAGAAGTATCCGGACGCGACGAACAATCAGCTCATGCAGTCCTTGGCGCACACCACGGGCGGCGAAGCCCACCCGCTCGAATACAGTGCTGACAGCGGGTACGGGTATGGCATCGCGTCTCTCGCCGGTGCGCTCAGCCAAGATCCGCGACAGTACGACGACGAGAACATCGCGCTCGGCAAGGGCTCGGAATATCCGACGGACGAATCGATCGCCGCCGCTTCGGCGACGCCGGGGACGCCTTCGTCCGCTCCCGAGTCGACATCGCTACCCGCCGCAGACCCTCAAGAGAACGCCGATGCGGCACTCGGCGGCGCATTCGTCATAGGCGGAGTCGTCGTCGCCGTTGTGATCATCTTCGCTATCGTCCTGACGATCGTGCTCGTCAGAAGAAGTCACCGCGTCAACCGAAGGGGGCAGTAA
- a CDS encoding WXG100 family type VII secretion target, whose protein sequence is MSNQISATEGALLRGAEAVSGTHLDITDATRRVQAELEQIQSIWQGDASRSYTEMMNSWTAGAHRINQTLIHLEEALRSTHRDQTALEEQHQSTISGLGSMMGGQ, encoded by the coding sequence ATGAGCAACCAGATTTCCGCAACCGAGGGCGCGTTGCTGCGAGGTGCGGAGGCCGTTTCCGGCACACACCTCGACATCACCGACGCCACTCGGCGCGTGCAGGCGGAGCTCGAGCAGATCCAGTCGATCTGGCAGGGGGATGCGTCGAGGTCGTACACCGAGATGATGAACTCGTGGACGGCGGGTGCGCACCGCATCAACCAGACACTGATTCACCTCGAAGAGGCACTGCGCAGCACGCACCGCGATCAGACCGCGCTCGAGGAGCAGCACCAGTCCACGATCAGTGGTCTCGGTTCGATGATGGGAGGGCAGTAA
- a CDS encoding WXG100 family type VII secretion target, whose amino-acid sequence MNVADQISAEEGALKRGAQAVNTAKAGVDQQVKKVRGEIEQVAGFWTGAAAGAYTQLMQRWNQETTKLNEVLVTLEEALSGTERDQAASEESHQQTISGLSSMMGS is encoded by the coding sequence ATGAACGTGGCAGATCAGATTTCCGCTGAAGAGGGCGCGCTCAAGCGCGGCGCTCAGGCAGTGAACACGGCGAAGGCCGGTGTCGACCAGCAGGTCAAGAAGGTCCGTGGCGAGATCGAGCAGGTCGCCGGATTCTGGACCGGCGCGGCCGCCGGTGCCTACACGCAGCTCATGCAGCGGTGGAACCAGGAGACCACGAAGCTCAACGAGGTTCTCGTCACGCTCGAAGAAGCCCTGTCGGGCACCGAGCGCGACCAGGCCGCGTCCGAAGAGTCGCACCAGCAGACCATTTCCGGTCTGTCGTCGATGATGGGTTCCTGA
- a CDS encoding S8 family serine peptidase has protein sequence MSRVPRALALIVAAGVATGVFVASPAQAAPPVRTAAQEQCTASTRITDPIPALDLMQSTLAWDETRGEGVTVAVVDSGVNAANPHLRDAVSGGINLVGDGTDPSGLTDTYGHGTAIAGQIAARLIDGSSVEGLAPAARILSVRVFAGVEQQQVEAGLGPSTPRLADGIRWAADQGAQIINVSMSTTQDAAVLRDAVAYATERGSLIIGSSGNRDSTLAVEENDTDGERYPAGIPGVLGVAAADLGGVVTDASIHGPHVAVSALGQNIMTTSFVGGDCAYAGDTPATSFAAAYVSAAAALVASAHPNETPAQWAYRLEATAVRADPDARDDTSGWGIVQPYEAIALIPGSGIRGPASPFVDAPSDEATPVAAAPVRVTNEPALDAEATIMGFSIGLGALILLAAAGAIGVFIARRRGERTASSAPVGRGLYRDEETRAG, from the coding sequence ATGAGTCGCGTCCCGCGCGCCCTCGCGCTGATCGTCGCGGCGGGTGTCGCGACCGGAGTGTTCGTCGCTTCCCCCGCGCAGGCCGCTCCGCCGGTACGCACGGCGGCTCAGGAGCAGTGCACGGCATCGACGCGGATCACCGACCCCATCCCCGCGCTCGATCTGATGCAGAGCACGCTCGCGTGGGATGAGACGCGCGGCGAGGGAGTCACGGTCGCCGTCGTCGACTCGGGCGTGAACGCCGCCAACCCGCACCTGCGGGATGCCGTCTCCGGTGGAATCAATCTCGTGGGCGACGGAACCGACCCGTCCGGGCTCACCGACACCTACGGGCACGGGACCGCGATCGCCGGCCAGATCGCCGCTCGCCTCATCGACGGATCGTCCGTGGAGGGACTTGCCCCGGCGGCCCGCATCCTCTCGGTGCGGGTGTTCGCGGGAGTCGAGCAGCAGCAGGTCGAGGCCGGTCTCGGACCGTCGACGCCCCGCCTGGCGGACGGCATCCGGTGGGCAGCGGATCAGGGTGCTCAGATCATCAACGTCTCGATGAGCACGACGCAGGATGCGGCGGTTCTCCGCGACGCGGTGGCCTACGCGACCGAACGCGGAAGCCTGATCATCGGCAGCTCCGGCAACCGGGACTCCACGCTCGCGGTCGAAGAGAACGACACCGACGGCGAGCGGTATCCTGCCGGGATCCCCGGTGTTCTCGGGGTGGCCGCGGCGGATCTGGGCGGCGTCGTGACGGATGCCAGCATCCACGGTCCGCACGTCGCCGTGAGCGCGCTCGGACAGAACATCATGACGACCTCGTTCGTCGGCGGCGACTGCGCCTACGCGGGCGACACCCCGGCGACCAGCTTCGCGGCGGCGTACGTCTCGGCTGCGGCCGCCCTCGTCGCGTCGGCGCACCCGAACGAGACCCCGGCCCAGTGGGCGTACCGGCTCGAGGCGACGGCGGTCCGTGCCGATCCCGACGCGCGCGACGACACGTCCGGATGGGGCATCGTCCAGCCCTACGAGGCGATCGCGCTGATCCCGGGTTCGGGCATCCGCGGCCCCGCCAGCCCGTTCGTCGACGCTCCGTCCGACGAGGCGACGCCGGTCGCGGCGGCGCCGGTACGCGTCACGAACGAGCCCGCACTCGACGCGGAAGCCACGATCATGGGCTTCTCCATCGGCCTCGGTGCGCTCATCCTGCTCGCTGCGGCCGGCGCGATCGGTGTCTTCATCGCTCGCCGGCGCGGAGAACGGACGGCCTCGAGCGCCCCCGTGGGGCGCGGTCTCTACCGCGACGAAGAGACCCGAGCGGGCTGA
- a CDS encoding RDD family protein, with translation MSLPPQFTGEPASVGARLAAFSIDVVILVIVGVVAWLLSGSPLFGLFLTAEAVLALWILQARTGVGPGKAMLGLRVARLDAPYSPGAGRSFVRGSLVALGGLVFAAGAWVVEGTAASDRSGLRRSWADKAAQTVVVAVPRRPKAERGRGRGRKGAASGVYSVPSPTIIARPWTPAAVPADKSRGATAAEAAGPPPAAPWGSPLTLAPAPTAPADLGNTDQPVRPTGAVPLVAAEGADEALSGELLLIFDTGQRAQLPVPVAVNLGRNPEQTEATDAVLVVHDPDSSVSKTHLRLEHDRSGTWVTDAGSTNGTELIDDDGDARTLSPYVRTYVDDDTRIRIGNRVFTVSRLIGDLS, from the coding sequence ATGAGCCTGCCGCCACAGTTCACCGGCGAGCCCGCCAGCGTCGGCGCCCGACTCGCCGCGTTCAGCATCGACGTCGTGATCCTCGTCATCGTCGGGGTCGTCGCCTGGCTGCTCAGCGGCTCGCCCCTGTTCGGGCTCTTCCTCACCGCGGAAGCCGTGCTCGCGCTCTGGATCCTGCAGGCGCGTACCGGAGTCGGCCCGGGCAAGGCCATGCTCGGCCTCCGCGTGGCTCGTCTGGATGCCCCGTACTCGCCGGGCGCCGGGCGATCCTTCGTCCGCGGGTCGCTCGTCGCGCTCGGTGGCCTCGTCTTCGCCGCGGGCGCCTGGGTCGTCGAAGGAACGGCTGCATCCGACCGGTCCGGACTCCGTCGCTCCTGGGCTGACAAAGCCGCGCAGACCGTCGTCGTCGCGGTGCCGCGGCGCCCCAAGGCCGAGCGCGGACGCGGACGCGGACGGAAGGGCGCCGCATCCGGCGTCTACTCCGTGCCCTCCCCGACCATCATCGCCCGCCCCTGGACCCCGGCCGCCGTGCCCGCCGACAAGTCGCGCGGTGCGACCGCTGCGGAAGCCGCGGGCCCTCCCCCCGCCGCACCCTGGGGTTCGCCGCTCACGCTCGCCCCTGCCCCCACCGCACCCGCCGACCTCGGCAACACCGACCAGCCGGTGCGCCCGACGGGTGCCGTCCCGCTCGTGGCGGCCGAGGGCGCCGATGAGGCCCTGTCGGGCGAACTGCTCCTCATCTTCGACACCGGTCAGCGAGCCCAGTTGCCCGTTCCGGTCGCCGTGAACCTCGGTCGAAACCCCGAGCAGACCGAGGCGACCGACGCTGTGCTCGTCGTGCACGACCCCGACTCGAGCGTCTCGAAGACCCATCTGCGCCTCGAACACGACCGTTCCGGCACCTGGGTGACGGATGCCGGTTCGACCAACGGCACCGAGCTGATCGACGACGATGGCGACGCCCGCACTCTTTCCCCGTACGTCCGCACCTACGTCGACGACGACACCCGCATCCGCATCGGAAACCGCGTGTTCACCGTCAGCCGCCTGATCGGAGACCTTTCGTGA
- a CDS encoding WXG100 family type VII secretion target, with protein sequence MADMSVSPAALSASAAQLRSESQRIESALRSLEQEANRLRGNWDGAARVAYDNAQRSWSVTFEQMKSVLASIASATEQISDGYVETDKRSAKLFNR encoded by the coding sequence ATGGCAGATATGAGTGTCTCTCCCGCGGCGCTTTCCGCGTCCGCTGCACAGCTGCGCAGCGAGAGCCAGCGCATCGAGTCCGCTCTCCGCAGCCTCGAGCAGGAGGCCAACCGCCTGCGCGGAAACTGGGATGGCGCCGCACGCGTGGCCTACGACAACGCGCAGCGGTCGTGGTCGGTCACGTTCGAGCAGATGAAGTCGGTGCTGGCGAGCATCGCTTCGGCCACGGAGCAGATCTCGGACGGCTACGTCGAAACCGACAAGCGGTCCGCGAAGCTCTTCAACCGCTGA